One part of the Sander vitreus isolate 19-12246 chromosome 10, sanVit1, whole genome shotgun sequence genome encodes these proteins:
- the cltb gene encoding clathrin light chain B isoform X3: MADNGAHPTEEDPAAAFLAQQESEIAGIENDGEGFGALEEAEVVQQSQPEPVANYDGFGEEPATVNGDMFQESNGPTDNYAAIAQVDIQRQEPESLRKWREEQKTRLEALDSASKAAEAEWREKAKKELEDWHVHQNEQMEKNKANNRASEEAFLAESDGDSPGSEWERVARLCDFNPKTNKQAKDVSRMRSVLISLKQTPLVR, translated from the exons ATGGCTGACAACGGCGCACATCCGACTGAAGAGGACCCAGCCGCAGCTTTCCTGGCTCAGCAGGAGAGTGAGATAGCGGGGATCGAGAACGACGGCGAAGGGTTTGGGGCTCTGGAAGAAGCGGAGGTCGTACAGCAGTCTCAGCCGGAGCCGGTGGCCAACTATG ACGGTTTCGGTGAGGAGCCTGCTACAGTGAATGGGGATATGTTTCAG GAGTCCAATGGCCCAACAGATAACTATGCAGCCATCGCCCAGGTGGATATTCAGAGGCAAGAGCCAGAGAGTTTACGCAAGTGGAGAGAGGAGCAGAAGACACGCCTTGAAGCATTAG ACTCAGCATCAAAGGCAGCAGAGGCAGAGTGGAGAGAGAAAGCCAAAAAGGAGCTGGAGGACTGGCACGTACACCAGAATGAGCAGATGGAGAAGAACAAGGCCAACAACAG AGCATCGGAGGAGGCTTTCCTGGCTGAGAGCGATGGCGACAGTCCAGGATCCGAATGGGAGAGAGTAGCCCGTCTCTGTGACTTCAACCCGAAAACCAACAAACAGGCAAAGGATGTTTCTCGAATGCGTTCGGTCCTCATCTCCCTCAAACAGACACCTCTAGTTCGCTAG
- the cltb gene encoding clathrin light chain B isoform X2, translating to MADNGAHPTEEDPAAAFLAQQESEIAGIENDGEGFGALEEAEVVQQSQPEPVANYDGFGEEPATVNGDMFQESNGPTDNYAAIAQVDIQRQEPESLRKWREEQKTRLEALDSASKAAEAEWREKAKKELEDWHVHQNEQMEKNKANNRIADKAFYKQPNSDVMGFVASEEAFLAESDGDSPGSEWERVARLCDFNPKTNKQAKDVSRMRSVLISLKQTPLVR from the exons ATGGCTGACAACGGCGCACATCCGACTGAAGAGGACCCAGCCGCAGCTTTCCTGGCTCAGCAGGAGAGTGAGATAGCGGGGATCGAGAACGACGGCGAAGGGTTTGGGGCTCTGGAAGAAGCGGAGGTCGTACAGCAGTCTCAGCCGGAGCCGGTGGCCAACTATG ACGGTTTCGGTGAGGAGCCTGCTACAGTGAATGGGGATATGTTTCAG GAGTCCAATGGCCCAACAGATAACTATGCAGCCATCGCCCAGGTGGATATTCAGAGGCAAGAGCCAGAGAGTTTACGCAAGTGGAGAGAGGAGCAGAAGACACGCCTTGAAGCATTAG ACTCAGCATCAAAGGCAGCAGAGGCAGAGTGGAGAGAGAAAGCCAAAAAGGAGCTGGAGGACTGGCACGTACACCAGAATGAGCAGATGGAGAAGAACAAGGCCAACAACAG GATTGCTGACAAGGCTTTCTACAAACAGCCTAACTCTGATGTTATGGGCTTTGT AGCATCGGAGGAGGCTTTCCTGGCTGAGAGCGATGGCGACAGTCCAGGATCCGAATGGGAGAGAGTAGCCCGTCTCTGTGACTTCAACCCGAAAACCAACAAACAGGCAAAGGATGTTTCTCGAATGCGTTCGGTCCTCATCTCCCTCAAACAGACACCTCTAGTTCGCTAG
- the cltb gene encoding clathrin light chain B isoform X1 has product MADNGAHPTEEDPAAAFLAQQESEIAGIENDGEGFGALEEAEVVQQSQPEPVANYDGFGEEPATVNGDMFQESNGPTDNYAAIAQVDIQRQEPESLRKWREEQKTRLEALDSASKAAEAEWREKAKKELEDWHVHQNEQMEKNKANNRLCPSLARIADKAFYKQPNSDVMGFVASEEAFLAESDGDSPGSEWERVARLCDFNPKTNKQAKDVSRMRSVLISLKQTPLVR; this is encoded by the exons ATGGCTGACAACGGCGCACATCCGACTGAAGAGGACCCAGCCGCAGCTTTCCTGGCTCAGCAGGAGAGTGAGATAGCGGGGATCGAGAACGACGGCGAAGGGTTTGGGGCTCTGGAAGAAGCGGAGGTCGTACAGCAGTCTCAGCCGGAGCCGGTGGCCAACTATG ACGGTTTCGGTGAGGAGCCTGCTACAGTGAATGGGGATATGTTTCAG GAGTCCAATGGCCCAACAGATAACTATGCAGCCATCGCCCAGGTGGATATTCAGAGGCAAGAGCCAGAGAGTTTACGCAAGTGGAGAGAGGAGCAGAAGACACGCCTTGAAGCATTAG ACTCAGCATCAAAGGCAGCAGAGGCAGAGTGGAGAGAGAAAGCCAAAAAGGAGCTGGAGGACTGGCACGTACACCAGAATGAGCAGATGGAGAAGAACAAGGCCAACAACAG ACTCTGTCCAAGTCTGGCACG GATTGCTGACAAGGCTTTCTACAAACAGCCTAACTCTGATGTTATGGGCTTTGT AGCATCGGAGGAGGCTTTCCTGGCTGAGAGCGATGGCGACAGTCCAGGATCCGAATGGGAGAGAGTAGCCCGTCTCTGTGACTTCAACCCGAAAACCAACAAACAGGCAAAGGATGTTTCTCGAATGCGTTCGGTCCTCATCTCCCTCAAACAGACACCTCTAGTTCGCTAG
- the higd2a gene encoding HIG1 domain family member 2A, mitochondrial gives MAAATAPTVPEQTPKSSPPALVPFNFSEPPIIEGFNPLPRVKDETFKEKLIRKTKENPFVPIGCLGTAGALIYGLRAFNQGKTRQSQLLMRGRIFAQGFTVVAIIVGVFTTAVKSK, from the exons ATGGCGGCAGCTACAGCACCAACGGTCCCTGAGCAAACACCTAAATCATCGCCACCGGCACTCGTGCCATTTAACTTTTCTGAGCCCCCGATTATCGAAGGCTTCAACCCTTTGCCGAGAGTCAAAGATGAGACCTTCAAAGAAAAATTGATTAGAAAAACAAAGGAGAACCCATTCGTCCCAATAG GTTGTTTGGGAACAGCAGGAGCGCTGATTTATGGCCTCCGTGCCTTCAATCAAGGGAAAACCAGGCAGTCCCAGCTGTTGATGAGGGGACGTATCTTTGCTCAAGGATTCACTGTAGTTGCCATTATTGTTGGTGTCTTTACCACAGCTGTGAAATCCAAGTAA